A genomic window from Oceanobacillus timonensis includes:
- a CDS encoding YppE family protein — protein MKLREQTEQLNQYLEALRERFETGEAPTDRKNRDFFNMVKKETAPVYDALEIWEEAASAAVKERRADVHPNQIQSTRENMELLLMHSYYLDVRRKRYMELYKSIRYVFDLLLGTLKEAEQK, from the coding sequence ATGAAACTCCGCGAACAAACCGAACAATTAAATCAATATCTGGAAGCACTGCGGGAGAGATTTGAAACAGGAGAAGCTCCGACAGATCGAAAAAACCGTGATTTTTTTAATATGGTAAAGAAAGAAACAGCTCCTGTTTATGATGCATTAGAAATATGGGAAGAAGCTGCTTCTGCTGCAGTAAAGGAAAGAAGAGCAGATGTGCATCCAAATCAAATTCAATCCACCAGGGAAAACATGGAATTATTGCTCATGCATAGTTATTACCTGGATGTAAGAAGAAAAAGGTATATGGAGCTATATAAATCAATCCGATATGTTTTTGATTTGCTATTAGGTACACTCAAAGAAGCCGAACAGAAATAA
- a CDS encoding cytidine deaminase, protein MKEKLLKEAIQMRDRAYVPYSEFPVGAALLTSSGKIYTGCNIENAAYPSTCCAERVAIFKAISDGETAFLEMAVAADTQRPVPPCGTCRQVMSEFFAPDMTIHLTNLQEDVQTLTTDQLLPFSFQKEDMA, encoded by the coding sequence ATGAAAGAAAAATTACTTAAAGAAGCCATTCAAATGAGAGACAGAGCTTATGTACCTTATTCTGAATTCCCTGTAGGCGCAGCATTATTAACAAGCTCAGGAAAAATTTATACAGGATGCAACATTGAAAATGCCGCTTATCCATCGACTTGCTGTGCAGAACGTGTTGCTATTTTTAAAGCCATTTCCGATGGGGAAACAGCATTTTTAGAAATGGCGGTTGCAGCAGATACGCAGCGTCCTGTACCGCCATGCGGAACATGCAGACAAGTAATGAGCGAATTTTTCGCTCCTGATATGACTATCCATTTAACCAACTTACAGGAAGACGTTCAAACGCTTACTACTGATCAATTACTTCCTTTCTCGTTTCAGAAGGAAGATATGGCATAA
- the gpsB gene encoding cell division regulator GpsB, with product MSIDRVQLSGKKILEKDFKTGIRGYSQEEVDEFLDIIIQDYDNFKQEIDRLNQEIDQLKNNRQTEAPRARSTSQNTQVNYDVLKRLSNLEKAVFGKKYADSEE from the coding sequence ATGAGCATTGACCGCGTTCAACTTAGTGGAAAGAAAATTTTAGAAAAAGATTTTAAAACAGGAATCAGAGGTTATTCTCAAGAAGAAGTCGATGAATTTTTAGATATCATTATTCAAGATTACGATAATTTTAAACAAGAAATCGATCGTTTAAATCAGGAAATTGACCAATTGAAAAATAATCGGCAGACAGAAGCACCAAGAGCACGTTCAACATCACAAAATACACAGGTGAATTATGATGTGTTAAAACGCTTATCTAATCTTGAAAAAGCTGTATTTGGAAAAAAATACGCTGACTCTGAAGAATAA
- a CDS encoding THUMP domain-containing class I SAM-dependent RNA methyltransferase has protein sequence MKQVTLIATAAMGLESIVAKEVKDLGYETTVENGKVIFDAPISAIPRCNLWLRTADRVKILVGKFQAKTFDELFEQTKALPWEMYMDEDGQIPVSGKSIKSTLYSVPDCQAIVKKAIVDRMKLKYGLVNKLTESGALYKVEVALLKDEATLTIDTSGTGLHKRGYRTGQGEAPLKETLAAALVLLTNWKPDQPLIDPFCGSGTILIEAAFIGQNIAPGFNREFASEEWNFVKQKHWDAAFNEAEERANYDQPLSITGSDISHQMIEIAQANALEAGLGDLIEWKQMQVRDLSIKQKNGYLISNPPYGERLSDREEVEKMYQDLGNIMHHHPSWSAYIITAYEQFEKAFGKPATKKRKLFNGFIQTNYYQYFGKKE, from the coding sequence ATGAAACAAGTAACTTTAATTGCTACAGCAGCGATGGGACTAGAATCAATTGTTGCAAAAGAAGTAAAGGACCTTGGATATGAAACAACTGTAGAAAACGGGAAAGTTATCTTTGATGCGCCAATTTCAGCAATTCCCAGATGTAATTTATGGTTAAGAACCGCTGACCGTGTAAAGATTCTTGTTGGCAAGTTCCAGGCCAAAACGTTCGATGAATTATTTGAACAGACCAAAGCGCTTCCTTGGGAAATGTACATGGATGAAGATGGGCAAATCCCTGTCTCCGGAAAATCAATTAAATCAACACTGTATAGCGTACCGGATTGTCAAGCGATTGTAAAAAAAGCAATTGTTGACCGAATGAAGTTAAAATATGGTCTGGTTAACAAACTGACGGAATCTGGGGCTCTATATAAAGTAGAAGTTGCTTTATTAAAAGATGAAGCTACATTAACCATTGATACGTCCGGAACAGGCCTACATAAACGCGGTTACCGTACCGGACAAGGAGAAGCTCCTTTGAAAGAAACACTGGCAGCAGCGCTTGTCTTATTAACCAATTGGAAGCCTGATCAGCCGTTAATCGATCCATTTTGCGGTTCAGGGACCATTTTAATCGAAGCAGCTTTCATCGGACAGAATATTGCTCCTGGATTTAACCGGGAATTTGCTTCGGAAGAATGGAATTTTGTGAAACAAAAACATTGGGACGCTGCTTTTAATGAAGCAGAAGAACGAGCGAATTATGATCAGCCTCTATCCATTACCGGTTCGGATATCAGCCACCAGATGATTGAAATTGCGCAGGCAAATGCACTCGAAGCAGGGCTTGGTGATTTAATTGAATGGAAACAGATGCAAGTCCGTGATCTCTCCATTAAACAAAAAAATGGCTATTTAATCAGTAATCCGCCGTATGGAGAACGGTTAAGCGATAGAGAAGAAGTAGAAAAGATGTATCAGGATCTAGGGAACATCATGCATCATCACCCATCCTGGAGTGCGTATATCATTACAGCTTATGAACAATTTGAAAAAGCATTTGGAAAACCGGCTACAAAGAAACGCAAATTGTTTAATGGTTTTATTCAGACAAATTATTATCAATATTTTGGAAAGAAAGAATAG
- a CDS encoding b(o/a)3-type cytochrome-c oxidase subunit 1, translating into MKQQPNDEINVTPLSITKPEAKLYLSFMYVAFISLFIGGLMGLLQVLVRSGDFELPLGIGYYQILTLHGVILALVLTTFFIIGFQYALLGKTVGMSDKQRKLGWLSFWIMLIGTALTGTAILLGEANVLYTFYAPLKAHPIFYIGLALVVVGSWIAAFVNWHQVYVWKKEHPDQKTPLLAFMVTINMIMWVICSLGVAVAVLVQFIPWSLGYAETINVLLSRTLFWYFGHPLVYFWLLPAYMAWYAIIPKIIGGKIFSDSLARLSFVLFLFFSIPVGFHHQLTEPGIDPTWKFIQVVLTFMVIIPSLMTAFSMFAMFETTGRKQGATGLFDWFKKLPWKDVRFVAPFVGMLAFIPGGAGGIINASHQLNTLVHNTIWVTGHFHLTIATTVILTFFGIAYWLIPHLTGRKLTPKIHKLGIYQTIIWAVGMLIMSGAMHIQGLLGGPRRSSFSEYGGTEQAAEWVGYQTAQAVGGTLLFIGIVLMVYIFVELIAFAPEGEEEFPIAEEEEDAQPTPRWMENWKLWIGITIALILFAYTIPMIDIIQNAPPGSPPFDGIL; encoded by the coding sequence ATGAAACAGCAGCCGAATGATGAAATAAATGTAACGCCCTTAAGTATTACCAAACCGGAAGCGAAATTATATCTTTCTTTTATGTATGTTGCGTTTATTTCCTTATTTATCGGCGGATTAATGGGTTTGTTGCAAGTGCTAGTGCGTTCTGGTGACTTTGAATTACCGCTTGGTATCGGCTATTATCAAATCCTTACTTTACATGGCGTTATTCTGGCATTAGTACTGACGACATTCTTTATTATTGGATTTCAATACGCTTTATTGGGTAAAACCGTAGGCATGTCTGATAAACAAAGGAAACTTGGCTGGTTATCCTTTTGGATAATGCTGATTGGTACGGCTTTAACAGGAACAGCTATTTTACTTGGGGAAGCAAATGTTCTATATACCTTCTATGCCCCCTTAAAAGCACATCCAATCTTTTATATCGGCCTTGCACTTGTCGTAGTAGGATCTTGGATTGCCGCTTTTGTGAATTGGCATCAGGTCTATGTTTGGAAAAAAGAACATCCTGATCAGAAAACCCCGCTTTTAGCATTTATGGTTACAATTAATATGATTATGTGGGTTATTTGTTCTTTAGGTGTTGCTGTAGCAGTTCTCGTACAATTTATTCCGTGGTCGTTGGGTTACGCAGAAACGATTAATGTGTTGTTGAGTCGTACACTATTCTGGTACTTTGGCCATCCGCTTGTTTATTTCTGGTTATTGCCAGCTTACATGGCATGGTACGCCATTATACCAAAAATTATCGGCGGGAAAATATTCAGTGATTCTTTAGCCAGATTGTCCTTTGTTTTATTCTTATTTTTCTCTATTCCTGTCGGCTTTCATCATCAGCTTACCGAGCCGGGGATTGATCCGACATGGAAGTTTATCCAGGTCGTTCTTACCTTTATGGTCATTATTCCGAGTTTAATGACTGCATTTTCGATGTTTGCCATGTTCGAAACGACCGGCAGAAAACAAGGGGCTACAGGGTTATTTGACTGGTTTAAAAAATTACCTTGGAAAGATGTCCGTTTTGTAGCGCCATTTGTCGGGATGTTAGCGTTTATTCCAGGTGGAGCCGGCGGTATTATTAATGCATCGCACCAATTAAACACATTGGTTCATAACACGATCTGGGTTACAGGACACTTTCACTTAACCATTGCAACAACGGTTATTCTGACTTTCTTTGGAATTGCATACTGGTTAATACCGCATTTAACGGGCAGAAAGTTGACGCCTAAGATTCATAAGCTGGGCATTTATCAAACGATTATTTGGGCTGTTGGTATGCTGATTATGTCTGGAGCTATGCATATTCAGGGACTTTTAGGCGGGCCAAGAAGATCTTCCTTCTCTGAATATGGCGGTACAGAACAAGCTGCTGAATGGGTTGGCTATCAGACTGCTCAGGCTGTTGGCGGAACATTGCTGTTTATCGGCATTGTCTTGATGGTATACATTTTTGTGGAATTAATTGCTTTTGCACCTGAGGGCGAAGAAGAATTCCCAATTGCAGAAGAAGAAGAGGATGCGCAACCTACACCGCGCTGGATGGAAAACTGGAAATTGTGGATCGGTATTACCATTGCTTTAATTTTATTTGCGTATACGATTCCGATGATAGATATTATACAAAATGCACCACCAGGGTCTCCTCCATTTGATGGTATTTTATAA
- a CDS encoding cytochrome c oxidase subunit II yields the protein MHLHKYEKIWLIFGGGSLVVFLLILGFGAFYLGTHPQSHGATIDPENVEANEAFERENLGLTQVDEDRYIVNVVASTFNYDLGDDEDGNPVSHIEIPKGSTVLFQAVTKDVIHGFNIAGTNVNMMVEPGYISNLEVEMNQTGEFTLVCNEYCGAGHHMMFATVEVVDNESGNETAAE from the coding sequence ATGCATTTACACAAATACGAAAAGATATGGCTTATCTTCGGCGGCGGATCGCTTGTCGTATTTCTGCTGATACTTGGTTTTGGGGCATTTTATTTAGGGACACATCCACAAAGCCACGGAGCTACGATTGACCCGGAAAATGTGGAAGCAAACGAAGCATTCGAAAGGGAAAATCTTGGTCTTACCCAAGTAGATGAGGATCGGTACATTGTTAATGTTGTTGCCAGTACTTTTAACTATGATTTAGGAGATGATGAGGACGGAAACCCGGTATCTCACATTGAGATTCCTAAAGGGTCGACGGTTTTATTTCAAGCCGTAACCAAAGATGTTATTCATGGTTTTAATATTGCTGGAACCAATGTCAATATGATGGTTGAACCTGGGTATATTAGCAATTTGGAAGTAGAAATGAACCAAACCGGAGAATTTACATTGGTATGTAATGAATATTGCGGTGCAGGACATCACATGATGTTTGCAACAGTGGAGGTGGTTGACAATGAGTCTGGCAATGAAACAGCAGCCGAATGA
- a CDS encoding cold-shock protein: MENGVVKWFNAEKGYGFIQLEEGNDIFVHYSAIQEEGFKTLEEGQDVSFDVVEGERGPQAANVVKN; encoded by the coding sequence ATGGAAAACGGAGTAGTAAAATGGTTTAACGCAGAAAAAGGCTACGGGTTTATTCAATTAGAAGAAGGGAATGATATTTTCGTACATTATTCTGCCATTCAAGAAGAAGGATTCAAAACATTGGAAGAAGGACAAGATGTTTCCTTTGATGTTGTTGAAGGTGAACGCGGGCCACAAGCTGCAAATGTTGTAAAAAATTAA
- a CDS encoding thymidylate synthase, which yields MQGEQGYLELCRNILDTGSNRDDRTKTGTYSIFGHQIRFDLQKGFPLLTTKKVPFRLIATELLWFIKGDTNIRYLLEHNNNIWNEWAFEKWVTSSAYTGPDMTNFGIRSQKDAAFKEVYDEQMKLFKEKILHDDAFAEKFGDLGSVYGKQWRDWETSKGESIDQLKETIEAIKNNPNSRRHIVSAWNPEDIPTMALPPCHTLFQFYVADGKLSCQLYQRSADIFIGVPFNIASYALLTHLVAHECGLEVGEFIHTFGDAHIYSNHVEQVNLQLEREIREMPILKINAPDKSIFDIDITDLEIENYHPHPAIKASIAV from the coding sequence ATGCAAGGAGAACAAGGTTACTTAGAATTATGCCGCAATATATTAGATACGGGGTCGAATAGAGATGACAGAACAAAAACAGGAACCTACTCCATTTTTGGTCATCAAATTCGATTTGATTTACAAAAAGGATTTCCTTTGTTGACCACAAAAAAAGTTCCTTTCCGTTTAATCGCGACGGAATTATTATGGTTTATCAAAGGGGATACCAACATACGCTATTTATTAGAACATAATAATAATATTTGGAACGAATGGGCTTTTGAAAAATGGGTTACAAGTTCAGCGTATACAGGTCCGGACATGACAAATTTTGGTATACGCAGCCAAAAAGATGCTGCCTTTAAAGAAGTATATGATGAACAAATGAAGCTGTTTAAAGAGAAAATACTGCATGATGATGCCTTTGCTGAAAAATTCGGAGACCTGGGTTCTGTTTATGGAAAGCAGTGGAGAGATTGGGAAACATCCAAAGGGGAATCCATCGACCAGTTAAAAGAGACCATTGAAGCCATTAAGAATAATCCGAATTCCAGACGCCATATTGTATCGGCTTGGAACCCGGAAGACATTCCAACGATGGCTCTGCCGCCTTGTCATACATTGTTTCAATTTTATGTAGCAGATGGAAAATTATCTTGTCAACTGTATCAGCGCAGTGCAGATATTTTCATTGGTGTTCCATTTAACATCGCCAGCTATGCGCTGTTAACCCATTTGGTAGCACATGAATGCGGCTTAGAAGTTGGTGAGTTTATTCATACCTTTGGAGATGCGCATATTTATTCCAATCATGTGGAACAAGTAAATTTGCAGTTAGAAAGAGAAATCCGGGAAATGCCGATATTAAAAATAAATGCGCCGGACAAGTCCATTTTTGATATCGACATAACTGATTTGGAAATCGAAAATTATCATCCGCATCCAGCTATCAAAGCATCCATTGCAGTTTAA
- a CDS encoding dihydrofolate reductase, translating into MISLLFAADQNNVIGYQHDMPWHLPEDLKFFKEKTTGNTIIMGRKTLESMNGPLPKRHNVVLTRNKDFSLDHVEVIHDLSTVERWNKEQPEIEYFIIGGGEIYEQAMPIADRMYITRIDEAFPGDTFAPAFDEAQWELTEKKKGIKNEKNPYDYYFLQYDRKN; encoded by the coding sequence ATGATTTCATTGTTATTTGCAGCTGATCAAAATAACGTAATCGGCTATCAACATGATATGCCCTGGCATCTGCCGGAGGATTTGAAATTTTTTAAAGAGAAGACAACTGGAAATACGATTATTATGGGGAGAAAAACGTTAGAGTCGATGAACGGTCCATTACCGAAGCGGCATAATGTTGTATTGACCAGAAATAAGGATTTTTCACTTGACCATGTAGAAGTCATTCATGATTTATCTACCGTGGAGCGTTGGAATAAAGAACAGCCCGAGATAGAATATTTTATTATTGGCGGCGGAGAAATTTATGAACAAGCAATGCCGATTGCTGATCGAATGTATATCACAAGGATTGATGAGGCATTCCCCGGGGATACATTTGCGCCGGCGTTTGATGAAGCACAGTGGGAGCTTACCGAAAAGAAAAAAGGTATAAAAAATGAAAAAAATCCTTACGACTATTATTTTCTGCAATACGACCGCAAAAATTAA
- the tatA gene encoding twin-arginine translocase TatA/TatE family subunit produces the protein MLTNIGVPGLILIVILALIIFGPNKLPQIGKAAGQSLKEFKSSTSDLTQDVTDEAKEVTSIIKEEK, from the coding sequence ATGTTAACGAACATAGGCGTTCCAGGACTTATTTTAATCGTCATATTAGCCCTTATTATTTTTGGGCCAAACAAGCTGCCGCAAATTGGGAAAGCTGCCGGACAATCACTGAAAGAATTTAAAAGTTCCACAAGTGATTTAACACAGGATGTCACAGACGAGGCAAAAGAAGTTACATCGATTATAAAAGAAGAAAAATGA
- a CDS encoding twin-arginine translocase TatA/TatE family subunit, protein MFSNIGFPGLILIIIAALFVFGPNKLPEIGRALGTTLKEFKNASQDILNDNPKKKQ, encoded by the coding sequence ATATTTTCAAATATCGGATTTCCGGGGTTAATTCTAATTATTATTGCCGCTTTATTTGTCTTTGGGCCAAATAAACTTCCTGAAATCGGAAGGGCACTAGGAACGACATTAAAAGAATTTAAAAATGCAAGTCAGGATATTTTAAATGACAATCCTAAAAAGAAACAGTAA
- the tatC gene encoding twin-arginine translocase subunit TatC: MSETEEQISGEKEMNVGGHLTELRNRLIVTAIIFLLFFIVGFLNVKSIYQFFVNDIDMQLTVISPAEIIWIYFSIAGLLAFAATIPVIVYQLWAFVSPALTAKEKRVSLVYIPGSLILFLLGLVFGYTVFIKLIFPFLLSLNDDMFNVMFTVDRYFGFLLKVTIPFAFLFELPVVTMFLTSLGVLTPSFMTKNRKYAYFILIIVGVLITPPDFFLQIVVAVPLIIIYELSIQLCKMVYRKKQAQHENFMNEGGE; encoded by the coding sequence ATGTCTGAAACAGAAGAACAGATATCTGGAGAAAAAGAAATGAATGTCGGGGGACATTTAACAGAACTGCGAAATCGTTTAATTGTTACGGCGATTATATTTTTACTATTTTTTATTGTTGGCTTTCTCAACGTAAAAAGCATCTATCAATTTTTTGTAAATGATATTGATATGCAGCTGACAGTCATCAGCCCAGCTGAAATTATTTGGATTTACTTTTCCATTGCCGGATTACTGGCTTTTGCTGCAACGATACCCGTTATTGTATATCAGCTCTGGGCATTTGTCAGCCCGGCTTTAACAGCCAAAGAAAAACGCGTTTCCTTAGTGTATATACCAGGTTCTTTAATTTTGTTTTTACTTGGTCTCGTATTTGGTTACACGGTATTTATTAAATTAATTTTCCCGTTTTTATTATCCTTGAATGACGATATGTTCAATGTCATGTTTACGGTAGACCGTTATTTCGGATTTTTATTAAAAGTGACAATCCCGTTTGCCTTTTTATTCGAGCTTCCGGTTGTTACCATGTTTTTAACAAGCTTAGGTGTTCTGACACCATCATTTATGACAAAAAACCGGAAATATGCATATTTTATTTTAATCATTGTCGGCGTATTGATTACTCCACCTGATTTTTTCCTGCAGATTGTTGTAGCGGTACCGCTGATTATTATTTATGAACTGAGTATTCAATTATGTAAAATGGTTTATCGAAAGAAACAAGCACAGCATGAGAACTTTATGAATGAGGGAGGGGAATAA
- a CDS encoding YozE family protein translates to MRLSFYQFLLTHRGKLKADNYSALADWAFHDHYFPKQATSYDEISDYLEWNSPFPGALNVFDELWTDYEWKYSS, encoded by the coding sequence ATGCGTCTATCTTTTTATCAATTTTTATTAACTCACCGCGGGAAATTGAAGGCGGATAATTACTCTGCTTTAGCGGATTGGGCATTTCACGATCATTATTTCCCAAAGCAAGCAACAAGTTATGATGAAATCAGTGATTATCTGGAATGGAACAGTCCATTTCCCGGTGCATTAAATGTCTTTGATGAGCTTTGGACAGATTATGAATGGAAATACAGCAGCTGA
- the vrrA gene encoding VrrA/YqfQ family protein, translated as MVFPSRNQIPRSPQSPFRNGPPHLRGIPKEIRNSSGTANAKGGSRGLSSLLSSGAAQGLAQTGGASTLSKTLGGVQQVLGVVQSTAPLIQEYGPMVKNLPSMYRMMKAFKSFNKEDTASTPAETLSQEHPEPKQEIHQQQQEEQKEPVQTEEKGISTPKLYI; from the coding sequence ATGGTTTTCCCATCTAGAAATCAAATACCTCGTTCGCCACAGTCCCCTTTTCGTAACGGGCCTCCTCATTTAAGAGGGATTCCGAAAGAAATAAGAAACTCGAGTGGAACTGCAAATGCAAAAGGCGGATCAAGAGGTTTATCAAGTTTATTATCTAGTGGTGCTGCACAAGGATTGGCGCAGACAGGAGGCGCTTCTACACTTTCTAAAACACTTGGCGGTGTACAGCAAGTTCTTGGTGTCGTCCAATCAACAGCACCGTTAATTCAGGAATATGGACCAATGGTAAAGAATCTTCCTTCCATGTACAGGATGATGAAAGCTTTTAAATCGTTTAATAAAGAAGATACAGCATCCACTCCGGCAGAAACACTCTCCCAAGAGCATCCAGAACCAAAACAGGAAATCCATCAGCAGCAGCAAGAAGAACAAAAAGAACCTGTACAAACAGAAGAAAAAGGTATCTCTACACCAAAACTGTATATTTAA
- the msrB gene encoding peptide-methionine (R)-S-oxide reductase MsrB produces the protein MSQQKKLATFAGGCFWCMVEPFDERPGVISIRSGYTGGHVENPTYEQVCSDTTGHVEAVQIEFDPTIMPYKELVETFWQQIDPTDTGGQFNDRGESYQTAIFYHDEEQKEIAEHSKELLQQSGKFKKDIVTPILPVKPFYEAEEEHQDYYKKRSFHYKMYKKGSGREAFIKENWQHKPSEQELREKLTPLQYQVTQENGTERPFDNAYWDNKEDGIYVDIISGKVLFSSKEQYDAGCGWPSFTKPVDPQQVTDVTDTSHGMVRTEVRSKQSDSHLGHVFEDGPKEAGGLRYCMNSAAMRFIPKDKMEEEGYGNFLYLFK, from the coding sequence ATGTCACAACAAAAAAAGCTCGCCACTTTTGCAGGAGGATGCTTTTGGTGTATGGTGGAACCGTTTGATGAACGGCCAGGGGTAATCAGTATTCGTTCCGGCTACACGGGCGGTCATGTAGAAAATCCAACCTATGAGCAGGTTTGTTCCGATACAACAGGACATGTCGAAGCGGTGCAAATTGAATTTGATCCAACGATCATGCCTTATAAAGAGTTAGTAGAAACTTTTTGGCAGCAAATTGATCCGACAGATACCGGCGGACAATTTAATGACCGTGGTGAGTCCTATCAAACAGCTATTTTTTATCATGATGAAGAACAGAAAGAAATAGCAGAGCATTCTAAGGAATTACTGCAGCAAAGTGGAAAATTTAAAAAAGACATCGTTACACCGATTCTTCCGGTTAAACCTTTTTATGAAGCAGAGGAAGAGCACCAGGATTACTATAAGAAACGTTCTTTCCATTATAAAATGTATAAAAAAGGCTCCGGCCGGGAAGCTTTCATCAAAGAAAATTGGCAGCATAAACCTTCTGAACAAGAATTAAGAGAGAAGCTGACGCCTCTTCAATATCAAGTCACACAAGAAAACGGGACAGAGCGTCCGTTTGACAATGCATATTGGGATAATAAAGAAGATGGTATTTATGTTGATATTATTTCCGGCAAGGTTCTTTTTTCATCGAAGGAGCAATATGATGCAGGCTGCGGCTGGCCGAGCTTTACAAAACCAGTTGACCCGCAGCAAGTGACAGATGTGACGGATACTTCTCATGGCATGGTTCGCACAGAAGTTCGAAGTAAACAATCCGATTCTCATTTGGGACATGTTTTCGAAGACGGTCCAAAAGAAGCAGGCGGATTACGTTATTGTATGAATTCTGCAGCAATGCGCTTTATTCCTAAGGACAAGATGGAAGAAGAAGGTTATGGAAACTTTTTATATCTATTCAAATAG
- a CDS encoding DUF6501 family protein — translation MIHKDWENRETIKQIKCVHANAKKFIVDRKLTPGKVYDVKNETDEFYFIIDNSDRMAGFRKDYFQVV, via the coding sequence ATGATTCATAAGGATTGGGAAAACAGAGAAACCATCAAACAAATTAAATGTGTACACGCGAATGCCAAGAAATTTATTGTAGACCGCAAACTTACTCCAGGTAAAGTTTACGATGTAAAAAACGAGACAGATGAGTTTTACTTTATTATTGATAACAGTGATCGAATGGCAGGATTTAGAAAAGATTATTTCCAAGTGGTTTAA
- a CDS encoding 4Fe-4S dicluster domain-containing protein encodes MAFIITSPCKTEKSGECVEVCPVDCIEEGKDMFYIDPDICIDCGACEAVCPVEAIYMEDEVPEEENEYISLNRLFFENR; translated from the coding sequence TTGGCTTTTATTATTACATCACCATGTAAAACAGAAAAATCAGGGGAATGCGTAGAAGTTTGCCCCGTTGATTGTATAGAGGAAGGCAAAGATATGTTCTATATCGATCCGGATATTTGCATCGATTGCGGTGCATGTGAAGCAGTTTGTCCGGTAGAGGCAATCTATATGGAAGATGAGGTACCGGAAGAAGAGAACGAATATATTTCATTGAATCGGCTGTTTTTTGAAAATCGCTAA